The following DNA comes from Rhinoraja longicauda isolate Sanriku21f chromosome 30, sRhiLon1.1, whole genome shotgun sequence.
GGTTGCCGGGAGTGCCTCAGTGTCAGAGCTCGACTGTTCAATTTGCTTCAACAAGTACGAACCTTTCATCAGAAAACCCAAACTGCTGAGCTGCCAGCACTGCTTCTGCGCCATCTGCCTGAAGATCATGGTCTCGCTCAAGGACGGTTCCTGGGTTGTCTCCTGTCCGCTCTGCAGACGCCACACGTTGGTGGTGGACGCTCTGGTCAGCAACCTCCCAGACAACCCAAGCCTGATGGAGGTCCTGCCCAGAAGGATGTCCGCCTTCCCTGAATCCGTGCCCGAGGTTGTGCTGTCTCCACACTTGCTGCTGCAGAGTCGGCCTAGCACCTTCACCTTGCTCGCCCACATCAATGACTCCAACCGCTCCGCGGGCAATGGAGATGAACGCTTGAGGGATCTGGTCACCGCATCGGCCATCAGGCGCTTTCTGGTGACCATGATCTTCTTCCTGATCCTCTTGTATGGACTTCAGTATTTCTTCAAGAACACCACTCTGATCTGGATCTTGGTCGTCATGACTGTGCTGTGTGCATTGACGGGACTGATTCTACTATACTTCACTTGCCAGCAAACTCGGAGCGGGGAATCCAGGAGATACTGGAACCTCCAGTCCATTCTCGCCAGACACTGATCAAATGGCAACACCTTCTTGTTCCCACTGTATGTTCATCAAATGATCTAtattgtactgaagatagacacagaatgctggagtaactcagcgggtcaggcagcatctctggagggaaggaaatgggtgatgtttcgggtcgagaccttcgtcTAAACAAGGGCCTCgagccgaaacgccacccattccttctctccagagatgctgcttgtcccgctgagttactccagctttttgtgcctagctttggtttaaaccagcacctgcagttccttcctacacatctgataTTTGTATTGTGGGATTTCAGTTGGGATTGTTATTGgtggatctgtgaggcagcaactctaagccaaaaaaaattgctgcaaagcaatgtgtcaggggttatggggcaaaggcaggagaatgggtttgagagggaaagatagattagccatgatagaatggcggagtagatttgatgggccaaatagcctaattcttctcctagaacttatgagcctATGAAGACTACCCCAGAGAAGACTGCCATTAGACCCGAGAGGAGTGGACCATCTCCCGAGACAATTGCCCCTCTATCTTTTCCCACATCCTTGCATATTTTTTGGCCCTTCAACTGGTTTATCGATGTTCCATTGAGGTCCAttgagggtgacacggtggcacagcggtagagttgcagtctcacagcgccagagacccaggttcgatcctgactacgggtgctgtcagtatggagtttgtacgttctacctgtgaccgcgagctccggtttcctcccacacgccaaagacctacaggtttgtaggttaattggctcggtataacggtaaattgtccttgatgtgtgcagggtggtgttagtgtgcggggatcgctggtcggcatggactcggtgggccgaagggcctgtttctacgctgtatctctaaactaaaaactaaatatgTAATTATCGCTTTAAGTGCTACGTTAGTTTGGACCAATGATTAACTTTAGTTATGACTTGTACAGCTAAGGGGGAAAAGCCCTGTGTTGTGGTGGTGGGGCCAGCCTTTTCAGGTTCTTCCAGTCAATTGCCACTCTTAACAAAAGAGTGTTTAGCAAACTTCCTGAGACTGAGTTGACATGGTGCAAGTCAGCCACCTCACCCATTTTCCATTGTGTGGTGAACTTTGATCAAGGTCGCTTTGTTGCTCAACGTTATGTGTGGATAACAGATGCTGAGTTCAGACTGTATAGGAATGTTTATAGATATGAATGTCGCTGCTTGCAGAAAAAAGGAATAAACTGATTTTTGTTTGAATCTTTGTCTTTACTGCACTTATTGCACACACtgcaaaggtttagtttagtttagagatacagcctggaaacaggcccttcggcccaccaagtctgcgccaaccagccagCGATCACTGTACTcttgcgctatcctacacactagggacaatttacaaaagccaattagctgacaaactgcacgtctttggagtgtgggagaaaaccggatccCCCGGAGAactcccacgcaggtcatggggagagggtacagactccatactgacagcacccgtagtccggatcgaacctgggtccccggcgttgtgaggcagcaactctaccgctaggccactgaaggattttgaaggatatgggactgagctacggggagaggttgggcaggcttggagacTGAGGGATAatattatagatgtgtataaaatcacgaggggaattccCACAATTTTTTTCCTTGAATTTGGAAATCCGGAACTCGAAGACAGAggttgagagtggaaagattttggGGCAacttatatggaatgagctaccaaattaagagatggaggcagatacaatgacaacattttaaatacattttgacaagtacatggataggaaaggtttagaggaatatgggtcaaatacaggcaaatgcgactagtttaatgtagtttagagacacagcgcggaaatagggctttcagcccactgagtccatgccgaccagcgatcctgctacacgagcaccatcctgcacattagggacaattttacaattcttttaccaaagccaattaacctatgaacctgtacgtctttggaatgtgggagaaaactggagcacttggagagggtcagggggagaacaca
Coding sequences within:
- the LOC144608035 gene encoding uncharacterized protein LOC144608035, encoding MEEKVAGSASVSELDCSICFNKYEPFIRKPKLLSCQHCFCAICLKIMVSLKDGSWVVSCPLCRRHTLVVDALVSNLPDNPSLMEVLPRRMSAFPESVPEVVLSPHLLLQSRPSTFTLLAHINDSNRSAGNGDERLRDLVTASAIRRFLVTMIFFLILLYGLQYFFKNTTLIWILVVMTVLCALTGLILLYFTCQQTRSGESRRYWNLQSILARH